The Fusarium keratoplasticum isolate Fu6.1 chromosome 8, whole genome shotgun sequence genome includes a region encoding these proteins:
- a CDS encoding Protein-lysine N-methyltransferase EFM4 has protein sequence MSSSDNPQHLEPSKLGTKEYWDNLYTTEITNHTEDPSDIGTVWFDDSDAEAKILEFLEGLLEPEDPDSPALSHDNTSFLDLGCGNGSLLFSLREEDWTGRALGVDYSPKSISLARQIATTKESEDVEFQEWDVIAGPFDTVLNGSQAEGWDVVLDKGTFDAISLSDEKDAQGRRLCEGYRERVLQLVRRGGIFLVTSCNWTESELRSWFERRDGEGFDVVGRVEYRTFSFGGAKGQTISTLCFRRA, from the coding sequence TTGGGATAACCTGTACACGACCGAGATAACAAACCACACCGAAGACCCAAGCGATATCGGAACCGTGTGGTTCGACGACTCTGACGCCGAAGCAAAGAtcctcgagttcctcgaaGGCCTCCTCGAGCCTGAAGACCCCGACAGCCCTGCGCTCTCCCACGACAACaccagcttcctcgacctcggTTGCGGGAATGgttctctcctcttttcGCTGCGCGAAGAGGATTGGACAGGTCGGGCTCTGGGAGTTGATTACAGTCCAAAGAGTATCTCCCTCGCCCGACAGATCGCCACCACCAAAGAATCCGAAGACGTCGAGTTCCAGGAGTGGGATGTGATAGCCGGTCCCTTTGATACGGTGCTCAACGGCTCGCAGGCCGAGGGCTGGGACGTGGTACTGGACAAGGGAACCTTTGACGCCATTTCGCTGAGTGACGAAAAGGATGCTCAGGGACGACGCCTGTGTGAGGGATACCGGGAGAGGGTGCTCCAGCTGGTCCGTAGGGGCGGCATCTTCTTGGTCACGAGCTGTAACTGGACCGAGTCGGAGCTGCGGAGCTGGTTTGAGAGACGGGACGGGGAGGGCTTTGACGTTGTTGGGAGAGTCGAATATCGGACATTCAGCTTTGGTGGTGCCAAGGGCCAGACCATCAGCACCTTGTGCTTCCGTAGGGCCTAG